CAGGCACTGCGGGGCGCGTGTACGAATCGAGAGTTGGAGGCTTACGTTCTAGCCTTAGAGGTCTGGCCCATCTCTCATTTACTCTTTGCCGATGATTGTCTTTTGTTGGCCAGGGCAGGGGTAACGGATGCTCAGGTCCTTAGGGGCGTGCTAGCGGATTATTGTGCAGCATCAGGGCCGAGAATAAACCTCCAGAAGTCAACCATCTCCTTCAGCCCTAGCACGGAGCACAGGGTTAGACGAGAGATTCAGAGGATTCTGGAGATGCCAGAGCAGGACGAGACTTGGAGCTACCTAAGTGTACCCATCACAGGTAGGAGGTTGAGGATGGTTGAGTGCTCTGGTCTGGTGCCGCGTGTGCAGAGCAGACTGGAGGGATGGAGGACGTCGTCTCTTTCTATAATGGGCAGATTAACACTGATTAGATTGGTGCTAGGCTCCATGCTCGTCTACCTCATGGCAAACATGGTGGTACCAAAGACAGTGCTGATAAGGATCGAGCAACTAATTCGGATCTTCTTGTGGGGGTCATATGGAGGGGGACATTGGATGCATTTAGTGGCATAGGAGAGTGTTTGCCTACCCTTGAGTGAGGGCGGCCTTGGGGTGTTTTCTCTCCTAGAGAGGCGTGAGGTGCTCATTGCTCGACATGCAGTTCAATTTAATGCTGGAGACACAGGGATTCTAGGGTCAGATTATGACAGCTAAATATGGCCGGGCAAGCCCTAAGGGGGTGGCCCAGAGTGGGCGCAAATGTTCCTTCATGTGGCGAGAGGCACCTGCCAATTGTTTCGGCAAATACTAGATGACTGATAGGTGATGGGAAAAGCATCGAGATGGCCGACGATCCGTGGGTGGATGCCCTCCCTTTAAGGCTCTAGCCAACTACGGTTAATGTAGAGGCAGTGAAGGGACTATGGGTATGCGACCTCCTCGACCCAAGGGGGGCAACGTGGGACGATGCCAGGTTGGGTCAAGTTTTTGGAGTACATCTTGCTGAGAGGGTCTGGTCTCTTTCGGTACTGGGGTGTGCAGGACCAGATATCCGGATTTGGAGCACATCATGTAGAACCGGCATCAGGGTGGTGGATCTCTCCCGCGTGTTCCAGTGGGAGCATGAGCCAGGGCCGGAGTGTGCTTGGATCTGGTGCTTGGGCCTTCACCCGAGGGTAGCACTATTCTTATGGATGGTGGTCTGGGATCGGCATCCAACGAGAGCTGTACTCAGCGGACGAGGTTTGAGAATTTCTTCAGAGTGCGGGGTGTGCGGTGTTGACGAGATGGTGGACCATGCGTTGTTTAGTGCACATAGACGAGGGTGACTTGGCAGTTGGCAGAAATTCTATGGGTGGCTTGGAGTTAGAGGGACCAGTTCTTACGGACCATCCGTCGGTGGTCGAGCTGCCCACTGACACGCTAGGAGGTTGTTAGAGCGACTTGCACAACATAGTAGATCTGGCTGGTAAGGAATGTTCAAACTTTTGGTGAGCACAACATGTCGCCAAGGCTCGTAGCGGAGAGCGCTTGGGCGCAGGCGGTGGAGATTAGTCATGTTTCCTTCTCAGAAACGCCATTGACAGCTCGAGATATCTGGAGTTCCCATTCTGCCCAGGCAGCACTTTGTATAGTATTTTTATCTAGAAGCTCCCAcccaagcttcctcaaggtcaacttcgatgtgTCTGTTTTAGATGGAGGCACGAGGAGAGGTGCGGTTTTCGTCATCAGTGACCCAAATTCTAGGGTAGTGGCAGCGGGCGACTGTCAGTTATTCGACATCACGATATTCGGTGTGGAGTTGAGGGCTGCATGGGTGAGCCGTCGACATGCTCGGCGAGTGCTACTAGCTAGTTCAGTCATCCTGGAGGGTGACTCAGCCACAGTCATCAGTAGGATCCAAAGGGGTTCGAGGGCTGCCGACTGCGACCATCCCTTGCTTCAAGACATCTGGATGATGATGCGGGATAGAGAGGTTGTCCAGGCTAAGTATGTATTTAGAGAAGCCAACGGATTGGATGGTTGCCAATGTGGCCAGCTATGCTGTTAGCACCTTGTCGACTGGGGATGGGAGCTGCCTCGAGAGCTCCGCGACAttctattttctgattttattaggTGCATTCATACACGTATTGTATGAACTACCTGTCCTagccaaaagaaagaaagaaagaaagaattaaCCCTCGATTCAAATTTTGGGTCGGATTCCATAGCCCAAAACCCGAATCCAACCTTCATCTTTTTCCCCAAGCCACCGACCCAAAAAGAGGAGAAGGGGGCAAAACCGGTGGCCCCTTCTCGCCCAAACGGTGGCGGCGACGGCCGCCTCCTCCCCAAACCGCGCCGCTCCCTCCGGGCGGGAGGAGAACCGACGAGAAGGAGAAGACCCCTCCCCACCCCCCGCGCCACTTTCTTCTTTCACGGCGGCGTGGCCCTTGCGGCCTCCGGTGTCTTCTCGGGCCACCACATGAGAGGAAGGGACGGCAGCGGAAGCCTGAACGTTGCCGTCCTTCATCTTcatccctcctttttttttttctttccttcgccCGCGGTGGCCATGGCAGCCACGGCGGGTCGCAGCCGCTGCAACTCGCCGGGGCGGCGGGCCGCGGCCTCTGCCGGCGAGCACTTATATCtttcaaattaaaattataGTTTATCTGctgtatttaattaaaaaattttaaaaaccaattcaccccctcttgggctgcatatctgggcaacaaagtcCACCATGGGGCTTAGACAGGAATGTCCTTTATCCCCGTATTTGTTCATTATTTGCCCTGATGTCTTGTCTTAGGCACTGCGGCCGTGTGTACGAATCAGGAGCTGGAGGCTTACGTTCTAGCCTCAGAGGTCTGGCCCATCTCTCATTTACTCTTTGCTGATGATTATCTTTTTTTGGCCAGGACAGGGGTAACGGATGCTCAGGTCCTTAGGGGCGTGTTAGCGGATTATTGTGCAGCATCAAGGCCGAGAATAAACCTCCAGAAGTCAACCATCTCCTTCAGCCCTAGCACGGAGCGCAGGGTTAGACGAGAGATTCAGAGGATTCTGGAGATGCCAGAGCACGACGAGACTTGGAGCTACCTAAGTGTACCCATCACAGGTAGGAGGTTGAGGATGGTTGAGTGCTCTGATCTGGTGCCGCATGTACAGAGCAGATTGGAGGGATGGAGGACGTCGTCTCTCTCTATAATGGGCAGATTAACGCTGATTAGATTGGTGCTAGGCTCCATGCTCGTCTACCTCATGGCAAACATGGTGGTACCAAAGACAGtgcttgttgaccccctaatggattttgatgaatacaaaacactagagtataattccatttatcttaacaatttacttgaggatttcatgtgtttaattaagaatattgttaaaaaatgtctaggcaagtttccataattttatgaatttattgaagaatttttgagctgaagaaaacagatcagggacagccgagacgtctccgggttgtctcagagacgtctctggcacaaacaggaagaactggcacgactggagacgtccccggcacctgccgagtcgtccccgcgatagcggagtcgactctctcagtagcggagtcgactctctcagtagcggagtcgactctctcagaggcggcagaaaggccgatttcaagtgatatgcgcgagtcgtctccacagtaagcggagtcgtccccgcaagtaaaaagtaaacctcccgagtcgtccccgaggtagcggagtcggctctctcagggttttccagaggatgtctttttcggtgttaaggcagcggagacgtcccctgaaagagcggagtcgactctctcagagaattccagaagacatgtttttcggagatataacagcggagtcgaccccgaagcagcggagtcgtccccatgcaaaaagcgcaaacaagccgagacgtccccataaagcgccgagtcgaccccaaacaacgtcaaaagtaaaatcttacagccgagacgtctcgcgttgaagcggagacgtctccggagcgcctgggacgcgactgacacctttttgcaggatgttttgaatttcaaatctctttaactttatctctaacggctatatttgctttttgggctataaaagggacctcttaagtgcttctcaacaacttctcaccaacccaacacaagatcattcaagagagaagcaagagagagaggttcaagggagttagtgcattcaagtgaagaaatcaagtgccttcaagcttcccaactgatttcaagctcaactactctcttccgctcgggattcaaagctcacactcaagccaacgcgatccacatcggaagaaccatcatctcccacgcttccaacagctaaaagggttcttccgggttctattgcttatcattgttatatttgcttatttagagcttttaaatccttgtaaaactttttcaatattgtgcttgttccagtcaagggacttggaacaaggaaaatgcgtcccaagcctaggttaaattgggggttatagggttcgttgttagcccggtgtaaaacaacgagttgggtagtgcactcgcaaaactaccggactgtaatcttggattatagtggaaatttccaaaggtgctttggggagtggatgtaggagcagtggaagctccgaaccactataaaacctcgtgtttgcgattgactgttctcatccctccatctttactttagttcatacatctgcgtgttttattttttaaatagtcaaaaagttttaaaacatccaattcacccccctcttgggtgaccatctctgggcaacagtgcTGATAAGGATCGAGCAACTAATTCggagcttcttgtgggggtcgTATGGAGGGGGACATTGGATGCATTTAGTGGCATAGGAGAGTGTTTGCCTACCCTTGAGTGAGGGCGGCCTTGGGGTGTTTTCTCTCCTAGAGAGGCGTGAGGTGCTCATTGCTCGACATGCAGTTCAATTTAATGCTGGAGACACAGGGATTCTAGGGTCAGATTATGACAGCTAAATATGGTCGGGCAAGCCCTAAGGGGGTGGCCCAGAATGGGCGCAAATGTTCCTTCATGTGGCGAGAGGCACTGCCAATTGTTTCGGCAAATACTAGATGACTTATAGGTGATGGGCAAAGCATCGAGATGGCCGACGACCCGTGGGTGGATGCCCTCCCTTTAAGGCTCTAGCCGACTACGGTTAATGTAGAGGCAGTGAAGGGACTATGGGTATGCGACCTCCTCGACCCTAGGGGGGCAACGTGGGACGATGCCAGGTTGGGTCAAGTTTTTGGAGTACATCTTGCTGAGAGGGTCTGGTCTCTTCCGGTACTAGGGTGTGCAGGACCAGATATCCGGATTTGGAGCACATCATGTAGAACCGGCATCAGGGTGGTGGATCTCTCCCGCGTGTTCCAGTGGGAGCATGAGCCAGGGCCGGAGTGTGCTTGGATCCAGTGCTTGGGCCTTCACCCGAGGGTAGCACTATTCTTATAGAAGGTGGTCTGGGATCGGCATCCAACGAGAGCTGTACTCGGCGGACGAGGTTTGAGAATTTCTTCAGAGTGCGAGGTGTGCGGTGTTGACGAGACGGTGGACCATGCGCTGTTTAGTGCACATAGACGAGGGTGACTTGGCAGTTGGCAGAAATTCTATGGGTGGCTTGGAGTTAGAGGAAACAGTTCTTACGGACTATCCGTCGGTGGTCGAGCTGCCCACTGACACGCTAGGAGGTTGTTAGAGCGACTTGCACAACATAGTAGATCTGGCTGGTAAGGAATGTTCAAACTTTTGGTGAGCACAACATGTCGCCGAGGCTCGTAGCGGAGAGCGCTTGGGCGCAGGCGGTGGAGATTAGTCATGTTTCCTTCTCAGAAGCGCCATTGACAGCTCGAGATATCCGGAGTTCCCATTCTGCCCAGGCAGCACTTTGTATAGTGTTTTTATCTGGAAGCCCCCACcgaagcttcctcaaggtcaacttcgatgtgTCTGTTTTGGATGGAGGCACGAGGAGAGGTGCGGTTTTCGTCATCAGGGACCCAAATTCTAGGGTAGTGGCAGCGAGCAACTGTCAGTTATTCGACATCACGATATTCGGTGTGGAGTTGAGGGCTGCCTGGGTGAGCCTTCGACATGCTCGGCGAGTGCTACTAGCTAGTTCAGTCATcatggagggtgactcggccacaGTCATCAGTAGGATCCAAAGGGGTCCGAGGGCTGCCGACTGCGACCATCCCTTGCTTCAAGACATCTGGATGATGATGCGGGATGCAGAGGTTGTCCAGGCTAAGTATGTATTTAGAGAAGCCAACGGATTGGATGGTTGCCAATGTGGCCAGCTATGCTGTTAGCACCTTGTCGACTGGGGATGGGAGCTGCCTCGAGAGCTCCGCGACAttctattttctgattttattaggTGCATTCATACACGTATTGTATGAACTACCTGTCCTagccaaaagaaagaaagaaagaaagaattaaCCCTCGATTCAAATTTTGGGTCGGATTCCATAGCCCAAAACCCGAATCCAACCTTCATCTTTTTCCCCAAGCCACCGACCCAAAAAGAGGAGAAGGGGGCAAAACCGGTGGCCCCTTCTCGCCCAAATGGTGGCGGCGATGGCCGCCTCCTCCCCAAACCGCGCCGCTCCCTCCGAGCGGGAGGAGAACTGACGAGAAGGAGAagacccctccccctccccccccccccccccccccccgcgccaCTTTCTTCTTTCACGGCGGCGTGGCCCTTGCAGCCTCCGGTGTCTTCTCGGGCCACCACATGAGAGGAAGGGACGGCGGCGGAAGCCTGAACGTTGCCGTCCTTCATCTTcatccctcctttttttttctttccttcgccCGCGGTGGCCATGGCAGCCACGGCGGGTCGCAGCCGCTGCCGGGGAGGCCATGGAGGCGGCGGCCATGGCTGCCTCCTCTTGTTTTCTAAGCATGGCAGCGGGTTGAAGGGATGGGTTTAGTTTGTTTATGAGCCGGAGGGCGGCTCtgatatagcataaatattttttactaACCTTCGGTCATTATTAAATTAAGCATAATCAAGCACATGCACCAAcgacagacagaaaagaagaagagacctacaggagagaggaagaggaggggagaTTCGGAGCTTCCAACTTATGTAAGACTTGAGTACCTTAGGTGATAGATTCACAGACTATTTATAATACTATGTTAGGGATCCGGATCTTTATCTTTAAGGTTTATCTCTAATTAGTTTCCATCCATCACAGGAACTACATGATAAGATAAACTCTGAATAATCTCTAATCAGATTGGATTAAATCACCATTTAAACGAGGTTGTGTTTATTCTGATGTGGGTAAACTTGATCAGGTGAGCCAGTCTCCTAAAATCAAGAGACATGCTAACATCTTGTACGTCGTCAAGGCAAGATCAACAAAATAGGTAGTTGAGTGGTTGCAACACCAACCTACTCCATTGTCGGTCATAATAAAAAGCAAACACACCATTCTACACAAATATTTGAAGTCCTCATAATAAAAACTAGCAAGCAAAGGGATGATCCCAATGATCCATAGTTTACAGGATGGAACAAACGTTGGGGTTCGAATAATTACAGGGATCCTCGTACACTACCACGGGCGGAGCGGGCGTGTAACGATACCATGCAAAGTTAGGCTCGACCTTAGTTTCTTTTGATTTCGCTTCATCATCTTTCTTCACGTCCGCCACTTTAACTATGTCAGAATGGCCTATCTTCTTCCTCAAAATGGCTGTCAAGATAACAGGATCGACTTCTCCAACAACAACCAACTGGTTCTTCTCCCCATCTACCTTAACAGAATCAACGCCTGtcgtattaaaaagaaaaaaattgtatcAGTTGCAGCTCGGCATCTTGAGAGTCCATATATTTGCGACATGATAGTAATAAttatatatgtttttatttGATTTCTGATTTATATATTCAGCAAAGATGAGCCTCAAGAATCTGGTAATCTACCACCTGCTGATGCAGCCAACTGCATGGCCTTGCTCCGGGACTTCTCGCTGTGCATCTGCACGTTGATCACCATCTCCTTCTGCAAACAcaaaatatatgcatgtatatatatatcaccATGTAAGAATTGCTATCAGCTGACGAAACTAAATTCAATTTTAGCGATTAACTGTGGCATGGTGTTGAGTTGATCCAATAGCAAACAAAGAGAAGTGCATATACCCTAAGAAAATAGTACTGCCATTCGACAAGCAGTATGTTTTCATACATGTGGCATcagaataaaaatataaagaaaaaaggcGAGTTGGCCGTACGtaccttcatgttttttctAGTTCTTTGTCGAAGGGTATGGAAGGATCGGTCTTGATGCTGAACAGATGAGAAGTTAACTCTgatagagggagagagatgACAGGAGGTCTCTTTAAATAGGAGCTTgttgggcttttttttttttttttggtagcacGGTTATTGCGCATTCAAGAAGGAAAGGTCTTCCAAGAATCTTCAAATCTTCCACCAACTCCAGTAATCCGCTGCAGCTGAGGTCCCCCCCACCGCATGGTAAgttcatttcttcttttttagtaAATAGGGAAAAAAATAACATTATTTTACTATAAATACATCCATGGAAATCATAAAATAAGATATTCAAAAAATTGGATGGTAAAGTAGCCGTAGAATTTTATAAAATAGTTTTCTGTATGGTTTGCTATATAAGATGTCATCGAATTAGCTTCTCTGCAAATATGAGATGcttcaaaagaaaacaaattgcTTGTCATCTACCAACAATCTTGTAGAATAGAATGAGAATTAGCCTCTAGAGAAGGTGAAGCTAAGAACCATTTGATAATTGCAGTAAATGAGTAGAATTTCCTTATATATAACTATATGAGGTTCTCAATATCTGTGTAGCATACGTCAATCTCTTCTAAGCTACATACAGTTCCACTTAGAACTGTTAAATGAAAAACTCGAACTCCACCTGTAGCTAGTAGAACACTATTAAGATTTCTGATTATAAAATTTGTTCCACCAAAAACACCTCTCTCATATAGGCTATTGCCAAAGttgattttgaaagaaaaaaaagtggtggctcataagaaaaataaataacctAAGATGACTAGAATCTACAAAGGAAGACCCACAGTTTATTCCTACCATCAGAGGATCCTCCAAATTTTTGAGCATGAGCGAATATCTAAAAAGAATCGTTCCAGCACTCTATTTCGTACTTCAAAAATACATTTATTCTTGGCCAAGAAAATCATCAGTGGATAGTGCAGAAATAATGTCTGAACCATG
This is a stretch of genomic DNA from Phoenix dactylifera cultivar Barhee BC4 chromosome 9, palm_55x_up_171113_PBpolish2nd_filt_p, whole genome shotgun sequence. It encodes these proteins:
- the LOC103721256 gene encoding heavy metal-associated isoprenylated plant protein 12-like; this encodes MKKEMVINVQMHSEKSRSKAMQLAASAGVDSVKVDGEKNQLVVVGEVDPVILTAILRKKIGHSDIVKVADVKKDDEAKSKETKVEPNFAWYRYTPAPPVVVYEDPCNYSNPNVCSIL